The proteins below come from a single Kitasatospora sp. NBC_00315 genomic window:
- a CDS encoding EamA family transporter: MSVLLALSASLLWGLADFGGGALTRRLPALAVVVSSQLAAAVLLVVAVLATGGLGDASSDLWYAVAAGVIGPFAMLAFYRALALGPMGVVSPLATVGVAVPVGVGLALGERPGLGQAAGIAIAVVGVALAGGPRRGGSRAAARVLALTLGAAFGFGAVMALIAHASAGGGLLLALCVQRVCNVAVGGAALAPTLRRAGAAPGLARGLRGRLPALTAVGVADVAANGTYAMAAHGSSAAVAAVLASLYPVVTALMARGVLKERLRRVQVIGAGLAVAGTLLLAAA, from the coding sequence GTGAGCGTGCTGCTCGCGCTCAGCGCCAGCCTGCTCTGGGGGCTCGCCGACTTCGGCGGCGGCGCCCTCACCCGCCGGCTGCCCGCGCTCGCCGTGGTGGTCTCCTCCCAGCTGGCGGCCGCCGTGCTGCTGGTCGTCGCGGTGCTCGCCACCGGCGGGCTCGGCGACGCCTCGTCCGACCTCTGGTACGCGGTGGCGGCCGGGGTGATCGGGCCGTTCGCGATGCTGGCCTTCTACCGGGCGCTCGCGCTCGGCCCGATGGGGGTGGTCTCGCCGCTGGCCACCGTCGGCGTCGCGGTACCGGTGGGTGTCGGCCTGGCGCTCGGCGAGCGGCCCGGTCTCGGCCAGGCGGCCGGGATCGCGATCGCCGTCGTCGGCGTCGCGCTGGCCGGCGGGCCCCGGCGCGGCGGCTCCCGGGCCGCCGCCCGGGTCCTGGCGCTGACCCTCGGCGCCGCCTTCGGCTTCGGCGCCGTGATGGCCCTGATCGCCCACGCGTCGGCCGGCGGCGGACTGCTGCTCGCCCTCTGCGTCCAGCGGGTCTGCAACGTCGCGGTCGGCGGGGCGGCGCTCGCTCCGACGCTGCGCCGGGCCGGGGCGGCGCCCGGCCTGGCCCGGGGCCTGCGCGGACGACTGCCGGCGCTCACCGCGGTGGGCGTCGCCGACGTGGCCGCGAACGGCACCTACGCGATGGCCGCGCACGGCAGCTCGGCGGCCGTGGCCGCCGTCCTCGCCTCCCTCTACCCCGTGGTGACCGCCCTGATGGCCCGCGGAGTGCTCAAGGAACGGCTGCGCCGGGTGCAGGTGATCGGCGCGGGCCTGGCGGTGGCGGGCACACTGCTGCTCGCGGCGGCCTGA
- a CDS encoding helix-turn-helix domain-containing protein: protein MPDPDLVSQALARNLKRLRAERGHTLDALAARSGVSRGMIVQIEQARTNPSVATVVRLADALGVSVARLLDYDEGDAVRIVTAEQAVPLWTGPDGGSGTLLSGVEAPGPLELWAWHLQPGEGYTSEPHPAGTVEIVRVESGELTLSHGEDDHLVPAGSTASFDASHPHGYRNAGAEPVRLTMVVSVPPPR from the coding sequence GTGCCGGACCCCGATCTCGTCTCCCAGGCGCTCGCCCGGAACCTCAAGCGGCTGCGCGCCGAGCGCGGCCACACCCTGGACGCGCTGGCGGCCCGGTCCGGCGTCAGCCGGGGCATGATCGTCCAGATCGAGCAGGCCAGGACCAATCCCAGCGTCGCCACCGTGGTCCGCCTGGCCGACGCCCTCGGCGTCTCAGTCGCCCGGCTGCTCGACTACGACGAGGGCGACGCCGTCCGGATCGTCACCGCCGAGCAGGCCGTCCCCCTCTGGACCGGCCCGGACGGCGGCAGCGGCACCCTGCTGAGCGGGGTGGAGGCCCCCGGGCCGCTCGAACTCTGGGCCTGGCACCTGCAGCCGGGCGAGGGCTACACCTCCGAACCGCACCCCGCCGGCACGGTCGAGATCGTCCGGGTCGAGAGCGGCGAGCTGACGCTCTCCCACGGCGAGGACGACCATCTCGTACCGGCCGGCAGCACCGCCTCCTTCGACGCCTCGCACCCGCACGGCTACCGCAACGCCGGCGCCGAGCCGGTCCGCCTCACCATGGTGGTCTCGGTGCCCCCGCCGCGCTGA
- a CDS encoding SRPBCC family protein: MTEQIPWPVADFDPVRRLHVVAAATPGATVHEALIDAPFEAVWAVAEDLEGRLPRWLPDIRSVRLAPGPDDGAATCRREALVTGHSRLRARFDVELRPGWCLMRSRFLLGGMAARAEPDGTRFAFLGAFRLPAAALLGAALAPVTDPLAQRSLRRFERLVREG, encoded by the coding sequence GTGACCGAGCAGATCCCCTGGCCCGTCGCGGACTTCGACCCCGTGCGCCGGCTGCACGTCGTCGCGGCGGCGACCCCCGGCGCCACCGTCCACGAGGCGCTGATCGACGCACCCTTCGAGGCGGTCTGGGCCGTCGCCGAGGACCTGGAGGGCCGGCTGCCGCGCTGGCTGCCGGACATCCGCTCGGTCCGGCTGGCCCCCGGGCCGGACGACGGCGCCGCCACCTGTCGGCGGGAAGCCCTGGTGACCGGCCACAGCCGCCTGCGCGCCCGCTTCGACGTGGAGCTGCGCCCCGGCTGGTGCCTGATGCGCAGCCGCTTCCTGCTCGGCGGCATGGCCGCCCGCGCCGAACCGGACGGCACCCGTTTCGCCTTCCTCGGCGCCTTCCGGCTGCCCGCCGCGGCACTCCTCGGCGCGGCCCTCGCCCCCGTCACCGACCCGCTGGCGCAGCGCTCCCTGCGCCGCTTCGAACGCCTGGTGCGGGAGGGCTGA
- a CDS encoding RNA polymerase sigma factor — MDGPETRQAGEAAEPPPARTGDVVRDARDARDADPGRTAALVRAAQRGDQLAVSELLELLTPYVRRLCGPIALADGADATQEALIAVFRHLRQLHEPAALFGWVRSIAVREAVRYVRRVARCVPADLSELPSPDDPQLASDVRDVLARLSPEHRAVLVLRDLEGLDERATAELLGVAAGTVKSRLSRARLGFRRAWQQ, encoded by the coding sequence GTGGATGGTCCCGAAACCCGTCAGGCCGGCGAAGCCGCCGAGCCACCGCCCGCCCGTACCGGCGACGTCGTCCGTGACGCTCGTGACGCTCGTGACGCCGATCCGGGCCGTACCGCCGCGCTGGTGCGGGCCGCCCAGCGCGGCGACCAGCTGGCGGTCAGCGAGCTGCTGGAGCTGCTCACGCCGTACGTCCGGCGGCTCTGCGGCCCGATCGCGCTGGCCGACGGCGCGGACGCCACCCAGGAGGCGCTGATCGCGGTCTTCCGCCATCTGCGCCAACTCCACGAGCCGGCGGCCCTGTTCGGCTGGGTGCGGTCGATCGCCGTCCGGGAGGCCGTCCGGTACGTGCGCCGGGTCGCGCGCTGCGTCCCCGCGGACCTCTCGGAGCTGCCGAGCCCGGACGACCCACAACTGGCCAGCGACGTCCGGGACGTGCTCGCCCGGCTCTCGCCCGAGCACCGGGCCGTCCTGGTCCTGCGGGACCTGGAGGGCCTGGACGAGCGGGCCACCGCCGAACTCCTCGGCGTGGCGGCCGGCACCGTCAAGTCCCGGTTGTCCCGGGCCCGACTCGGCTTCCGAAGGGCGTGGCAGCAGTGA
- a CDS encoding ArsR/SmtB family transcription factor — protein MHLVPAERAGHRTIDGHRVCEAIAAIGDTAHVRTWADRFSLLADPGRLALLLALHRAGPLAVSDLAVATGMRDPAVSQALRLLRTAGVVAGEKDGRVVRYRLVDEQLAAMLTPCVAAEHREPESESAVG, from the coding sequence ATGCATCTCGTACCGGCCGAGCGCGCGGGCCACCGGACCATCGACGGGCACCGGGTCTGCGAAGCCATCGCCGCGATCGGCGACACCGCGCACGTCCGCACCTGGGCGGACCGCTTCTCACTGCTCGCCGACCCCGGGCGCCTGGCCCTGCTGCTCGCCCTGCACCGGGCCGGCCCGCTCGCCGTCAGCGACCTCGCCGTGGCCACCGGCATGCGCGACCCCGCCGTGTCGCAGGCGCTGCGACTGCTGCGCACGGCGGGCGTGGTCGCCGGCGAGAAGGACGGGCGGGTGGTGCGCTACCGCCTGGTCGACGAGCAGCTCGCCGCGATGCTGACGCCGTGCGTGGCGGCCGAGCACCGGGAGCCGGAGTCGGAGTCGGCAGTCGGCTGA